One stretch of Euwallacea similis isolate ESF13 chromosome 6, ESF131.1, whole genome shotgun sequence DNA includes these proteins:
- the LOC136409528 gene encoding major facilitator superfamily domain-containing protein 6 translates to MAEETGTDTYMDEKTAEPPPPRWFGINKNLIMLKITLFFLYGATSSLVPYLTIHMQNIGLKMEDISIVYLALPLTTFLAPPITGFLVDKFGKYKPVVIVSFLLTAVLHHVLLFIPGQELPGAQPPGYVITHPKKMYVEVWWSPCPSRQCPEAEEIDVVVDMCVDHCLLKKQRIPQNPMLIVTENGTDLKVDPGDEDNLNFHLTRNKTTGLLITLDMHPNLGEPIESFGFELEEEENANVMELSKRFSHKMLQRYGVQTQEFDELDLRCGGIVFGANQVTKTRLNDMSKDCILQKCQFRANGPQVCPPDYKESDSKTFWIYFFLRFIGTVMLNAGVTIMDPIALALIEKYGGDFGKERLFSSLGMAIFSPLIGWLIDLRSSKTGHTDYSAAFYAFDVLLIVSAGAASLMPLETKLPSDNVFKDLFNIFKIPKVLVFVIFMYILGNLWGFIESYLFFYLRDLGAPNSLLGVTVTVGTISSLPFLYGAEKIASKIGHVNIIILAFFAHAARLMGYSFIESAWWCFPFEALESVSVHLMWVAAATYCAVLAPANLLATLIGVVGMAHYSIGRGSGSFIGGHIISKFGITDAFQIMGTVAAVSGLSYVILYWFWLKKHDLKADEVSVDTKLQNGEPKFKDQGTMVSIERLSLMVEYNQIGSLTSLGRNHLARARSNSIRRGSYSGAAKASKNDLLKSALEVNHSKSSAKLNKKTESNGKVNCSQSLAFQEREQLIPNEKDELVYDEIKKTLPLKNEEEHNDEQT, encoded by the exons atggCTGAGGAAACTGGTACCGACACGTACATGGATGAAAAGACAGCGGAACCTCCACCTCCTCGATGGTTTGGCATTAACAAGAATTTGATCatgttaaaaatcactttattttttctttatggaG CAACCTCATCATTAGTACCATACCTCACAATCCACATGCAGAACATCGGGCTGAAAATGGAGGACATCTCCATAGTGTACCTGGCGCTGCCTTTAACCACTTTCTTAGCACCCCCCATAACAGGCTTCTTAGTAGACAAATTCGGGAAATACAAACCCGTCGTGATCGTCTCATTTTTGCTCACTGCAGTTCTCCACCACGTTCTCCTTTTCATACCAGGACAAGAACTCCCTGGAGCTCAACCTCCGGGTTACGTAATAACTCATCCAAAGAAAATGTACGTTGAAGTCTGGTGGAGCCCTTGCCCTTCCAGGCAATGCCCTGAGGCTGAGGAAATCGACGTAGTGGTGGACATGTGTGTAGACCATTGTTTGCTGAAGAAGCAAAGGATCCCTCAAAATCCTATGCTCATTGTGACTGAAAATGGGACAGATTTGAAGGTTGATCCTGGAGATGAGGATAacttgaattttcatttaacaagGAATAAGAC CACTGGTTTACTTATAACTCTGGACATGCATCCAAATTTAGGGGAGCCAATTGAGTCTTTTGGATTCGAACTGGAAGAGGAAGAAAACGCAAACGTAATGGAACTGTCCAAGAGATTCAGCCATAAGATGTTGCAGCGATATGGAGTTCAGACTCAAGAATTTGATGAATTGGACCTTCGATGTGGTGGGATAGTGTTTGGTGCTAATCAAGTGACAAAGACCCGTTTAAATGATATGTCCAAAGATTGCATATTGCAAAAGTGCCAGTTCAGAGCAAACGGCCCTCAAGTTTGTCCTCCGGACTACAAAGAGAGCGATAGCAAAACTTTTTGGATCTACTTTTTCTTGAGGTTTATTGGAACCGTTATGCTCAACGCCGGGGTTACTATTATGGACCCTATAGCTTTAGCTCTCATAGAAAAGTACGGTGGAGATTTCGGGAAAGAACGTTTATTCTCCAGTCTGGGGATGGCAATCTTCTCCCCATTAATCGGATGGCTGATCGACTTGAGAAGTAGCAAAACCGGACACACAGATTACTCGGCAGCCTTCTATGCTTTCGACGTCTTGTTGATAGTCTCCGCTGGGGCTGCTTCATTGATGCCATTAGAGACAAAACTACCTTCCGACAACGTATTTAAGGACTTATtcaacatatttaaaatcccCAAAGTTCtggtttttgtaattttcatgtACATCTTGGGAAACTTGTGGGGATTTATTGAGAGCTACTTGTTCTTCTACCTTAGAGACTTAGGAGCTCCAAATTCTTTGCTCGGGGTAACCGTGACTGTTGGCACTATAAGCAGTTTACCATTTTTGTATGGAGCTGAGAAAATTGCAAGCAAGATAGGGCATGTGAACATAATTATTCTGGCCTTCTTTGCCCATGCTGCCAGGTTAATGGGGTACTCCTTTATTGA GAGCGCCTGGTGGTGTTTCCCTTTCGAAGCACTGGAATCCGTTTCGGTCCACTTGATGTGGGTGGCCGCAGCTACCTATTGCGCAGTTTTAGCACCTGCCAACCTCCTAGCCACCCTTATTGGGGTGGTAGGAATGGCTCACTACAGCATAGGAAGAGGTTCCGGTTCCTTTATAGGGGGCCACATTATCAGCAAATTTGGCATAACTGATGCTTTTCAGATCATGGGAACTGTTGCAGCAGTTTCCGGACTCAGTTATGTTATTCTCTACTGGTTTTGGCTTAAGAAACACGACCTTAAAGCAGACGAAGTATCTG TTgatacaaaattacaaaacggAGAACCGAAGTTTAAAGACCAGGGCACCATGGTGAGCATCGAAAGGCTGAGTCTGATGGTGGAATACAATCAAATTGGTTCCTTGACTTCTTTGGGGAGAAATCACTTGGCTAGAGCGAGGAGCAATAGTATACGAAGAGGGAGTTATTCTGGGGCTGCTAAAGCATCGAAGAACGACCTGCTGAAGTCAGCTCTTGAGGTCAACCATAGCAAGAGCAGTGCTAAGCTCAATAAGAAGACTGAAAGTAATGGAAAG GTAAACTGTAGCCAGAGTTTGGCTTTCCAAGAAAGAGAGCAATTGATACCAAACGAGAAAGATGAGCTTGTCTATGACGAGATCAAAAAGACGCTACCGCTCAAAAATGAGGAAGAACACAATGATGAACAGACATAG
- the LOC136409441 gene encoding uncharacterized protein isoform X2, whose amino-acid sequence MARRDVNGYAIQKTEMTSIAAKNKKGTVIHRTTSETLRLGDEAFNTQGRATTRKKSQATSPSCSFQITGVLTRYDQEDESADDLDESHTDEISRVTDNETPSFSEDSRDEQQPQQVQTLFGQNPVAKNSPAAEELPPRTPPSPPVVKEEPKQSKENINNCEMGRFRVVKLAGMGPFSRGRWTCYDYVDESSDVKEERNPAITKPYWESSCQPSYVYTGSILLPEPIPIYVPLSNERPVPISSQCPLPMSRSLAISFNQTKVVPLQPDSAMDGTIKQETGLNSNDNTGASVSCTATIDTKIEHALDVVKNHLTHAVRLEVEELKVKINELVERISFLEYENDMLRSNVTPEVLANLGNRRN is encoded by the exons ATGGCCAGACGAGACGTTAACGGTTACGCAATACAG aagacCGAAATGACCAGCATAGCggcaaaaaataagaaagggACTGTGATACACCGGACAACAAGTGAAACCTTAAGGCTGGGCGATGAGGCGTTCAACACGCAAGGAAGAGCCACCACAAGAAAGAAATCCCAGGCTACATCCCCCAGCTGTTCCTTCCAAATCACGGGGGTTTTGACGCGATACGACCAGGAGGACGAATCAGCTGATGATTTGGATGAAAGTCATACGGATGAAATTTCAAGGGTAACTGACAATGAAACTCCAAGCTTCTCCGAGGACTCCAGGGACGAGCAACAGCCCCAGCAAGTGCAAACCCTTTTCGGCCAAAACCCAGTAGCTAAGAATAGCCCTGCAGCTGAGGAGCTTCCGCCCCGAACGCCCCCTTCGCCCCCCGTCGTTAAGGAAGAACCCAAGCAgagtaaagaaaatattaataattgcgAAATGGGGCGATTCAGGGTCGTCAAATTAGCCGGCATGGGGCCCTTCAGTCGAGGACGATGGACCTGCTATGATTATGTTGATGAGTCTTCCGATGTTAAAGAAGAACGCAACCCTGCTATTACCAAACCCTATTGGGAATCAAGCTGCCAACCTAGTTATGTGTATACAGGGTCTATACTTTTACCTGAACCTATTCCAATTTACGTCCCACTGTCTAATGAAAGACCTGTACCAATATCCTCCCAGTGCCCCCTGCCAATGTCGAGA aGTCTCGCCATTAGTTTTAACCAAACCAAAGTAGTTCCTCTGCAACCTGATTCAGCAATGGATGGTACTATCAAACAAGAAACAGGCCTAAACTCAAATGACAATACTGG AGCTTCTGTCTCATGCACTGCTACAATCGACACCAAGATAGAACATGCCTTG GACGTGGTTAAAAACCACTTGACTCACGCAGTGCGATTGGAAGTTGAGGAGCTCAAAGTTAAGATCAACGAGTTGGTTGAACGCATATCTTTCTTGGAATATGAAAACGACATGCTGAGATCCAACGTAACTCCTGAAGTTCTTGCCAATCTTGGAAACAGAAGAAACTGA
- the LOC136409441 gene encoding protein tsct-1-like isoform X1, giving the protein MARRDVNGYAIQKTEMTSIAAKNKKGTVIHRTTSETLRLGDEAFNTQGRATTRKKSQATSPSCSFQITGVLTRYDQEDESADDLDESHTDEISRVTDNETPSFSEDSRDEQQPQQVQTLFGQNPVAKNSPAAEELPPRTPPSPPVVKEEPKQSKENINNCEMGRFRVVKLAGMGPFSRGRWTCYDYVDESSDVKEERNPAITKPYWESSCQPSYVYTGSILLPEPIPIYVPLSNERPVPISSQCPLPMSRVSFPSCQTVDTVVNNFSLDTNQNKQSLAISFNQTKVVPLQPDSAMDGTIKQETGLNSNDNTGASVSCTATIDTKIEHALDVVKNHLTHAVRLEVEELKVKINELVERISFLEYENDMLRSNVTPEVLANLGNRRN; this is encoded by the exons ATGGCCAGACGAGACGTTAACGGTTACGCAATACAG aagacCGAAATGACCAGCATAGCggcaaaaaataagaaagggACTGTGATACACCGGACAACAAGTGAAACCTTAAGGCTGGGCGATGAGGCGTTCAACACGCAAGGAAGAGCCACCACAAGAAAGAAATCCCAGGCTACATCCCCCAGCTGTTCCTTCCAAATCACGGGGGTTTTGACGCGATACGACCAGGAGGACGAATCAGCTGATGATTTGGATGAAAGTCATACGGATGAAATTTCAAGGGTAACTGACAATGAAACTCCAAGCTTCTCCGAGGACTCCAGGGACGAGCAACAGCCCCAGCAAGTGCAAACCCTTTTCGGCCAAAACCCAGTAGCTAAGAATAGCCCTGCAGCTGAGGAGCTTCCGCCCCGAACGCCCCCTTCGCCCCCCGTCGTTAAGGAAGAACCCAAGCAgagtaaagaaaatattaataattgcgAAATGGGGCGATTCAGGGTCGTCAAATTAGCCGGCATGGGGCCCTTCAGTCGAGGACGATGGACCTGCTATGATTATGTTGATGAGTCTTCCGATGTTAAAGAAGAACGCAACCCTGCTATTACCAAACCCTATTGGGAATCAAGCTGCCAACCTAGTTATGTGTATACAGGGTCTATACTTTTACCTGAACCTATTCCAATTTACGTCCCACTGTCTAATGAAAGACCTGTACCAATATCCTCCCAGTGCCCCCTGCCAATGTCGAGAGTGAGTTTTCCTAGTTGCCAGACTGTTGATACAGTTGTTAACAATTTTAGCTTAGATACtaaccaaaataaacaa aGTCTCGCCATTAGTTTTAACCAAACCAAAGTAGTTCCTCTGCAACCTGATTCAGCAATGGATGGTACTATCAAACAAGAAACAGGCCTAAACTCAAATGACAATACTGG AGCTTCTGTCTCATGCACTGCTACAATCGACACCAAGATAGAACATGCCTTG GACGTGGTTAAAAACCACTTGACTCACGCAGTGCGATTGGAAGTTGAGGAGCTCAAAGTTAAGATCAACGAGTTGGTTGAACGCATATCTTTCTTGGAATATGAAAACGACATGCTGAGATCCAACGTAACTCCTGAAGTTCTTGCCAATCTTGGAAACAGAAGAAACTGA
- the LOC136409440 gene encoding adenylyl cyclase-associated protein 1-like, with the protein MSVLGFTDIIQGPLAQYNQVSQQIGGDVAQHSQLVQQAFRAQLQFLELATQSSKPSNQNDLMIFLKPTSDNIAAIQDFREKHRTSPFFNHLSAISESIPALGWVAVSPAPSPYVKEMNDAGQFYTNRVLKDWKEKDKKHVDWVKSWVQTLTELQAFVKQHHTTGLVWSGKGAPAAAPPLPPSCPLPPPPLDNYAPGAPNLNNDRSALFAQINQGANITSNLKKVSADMQTHKNPALKQEGAVPFRGPSQSIGTGLSDKPPVFTRDGKKWKIEYQTRNHNLVVENAEMNNVVYLYKCTECTVTIRGKINSVVIDACKKTAIVMDSVVAAVEFINCQSVQMQMFGKVPTISVDKTDGCQIYLSNDSLDVEVVSSKSSEMNILIPTANGDFVEQPVPEQFKTVVLPNKTLKTIIVENKG; encoded by the exons ATGAGTGTGTTAGGATTTACGGACATAATACAAGGACCTTTGGCTCAATATAACCAAGTTTCCCAGCAAATTGGAGGCGATGTGGCTCAACACAGCCAACTCGTTCAACAAGCTTTCAGGGCACAGCTTCAGTTCTTGGAGCTGGCCACACAAAGTAGCAAGCCATCCAATCAGAAtgatttgatgattttcctgAAGCCCACCAGTGATAATATCGCTGCCATCCAGGATTTCAGGGAGAAGCACAGGACTTCGCCGTTCTTCAATCACTTGTCTGCTATTAGCGAGAGCATTCCTGCTTTAGGGTGGGTCGCAGTG AGCCCTGCTCCATCTCCTTATGTCAAAGAAATGAACGATGCCGGGCAGTTCTACACAAACAGAGTTCTCAAAGACTGGAAAGAGAAGGACAAAAAGCACGTGGATTGGGTCAAGTCTTGGGTTCAAACCCTAACTGAGTTGCAAGCTTTTGTGAAGCAGCATCACACTACTG GTTTGGTGTGGTCTGGCAAAGGAGCCCCGGCGGCAGCCCCACCTCTGCCTCCCTCTTGCCCGCTACCACCCCCACCATTAGACAACTATGCCCCAGGTGCACCAAATCTGAATAATGACCGATCAGCCCTCTTTGCTCAAATCAACCAGGGAGCCAATATCACCAGCA ATCTGAAGAAGGTCTCGGCAGACATGCAAACCCATAAGAACCCGGCATTGAAGCAGGAAGGAGCAGTTCCATTTCGAGGGCCTTCGCAGAGCATTGGGACGGGTCTATCTGATAAACCACCAGTGTTTACCAGGGATGGAAAGAAGTGGAAAATT gagtATCAGACTAGAAATCATAACTTGGTTGTTGAGAATGCTGAAATGAACAACGTCGTTTACTTGTATAAATGTACTGAGTGTACAGTAACAATAAGGGGCAAGATAAATTCAGTTGTAATAGATGCCTGCAAGAAGACTGCTATTGTTATGGATTCAGTTGTGGCTGCAGTTGAGTTCATTAACTGCCAATCAGTGCAGATGCAG atGTTTGGGAAAGTACCAACAATCTCCGTCGACAAAACAGATGGAtgccaaatttatttaagCAACGACTCTCTGGATGTGGAAGTGGTGTCTTCTAAGTCTTCAGagatgaatattttgattcccACTGCTAATGGAGACTTT gTGGAGCAGCCTGTTCCTGAGCAATTCAAAACCGTCGTCTTGCCCAATAAGACGTTAAAAACCATTATTGTTGAGAACAAAGGGTAA
- the LOC136409665 gene encoding adenylyl cyclase-associated protein 1-like codes for MEQNGRYSAISTSTSAMAQSEDFHNNVPLNIKQRKKWRFEYQRGHHLLVAENSSSDNIVFVYKCINCTITVKGTVNSVVIDQCSDVTVVLDTVGGAVGILNSLAIRLRVRMFHKVATVSIERSSTCNIYLSSHSLDAEVITLKSTDVALLIPNTYGDFVRQTVPQKFSTRLTQDGELETFLVIKR; via the exons ATGGAACAAAATGGACGGTATTCTGCCATTAGTACGTCAACCAGCGCCATGGCACAATCTGAAGATTTTCACAATAATGTGCCCCTAAACATTAAACAGAGGAAAAAATGGAGATTT GAATATCAAAGAGGACATCATTTGCTGGTGGCGGAAAATTCGTCAAGCGATAACATCGTTTTCGTGTATAAATGCATCAATTGCACAATTACAGTGAAGGGAACAGTGAATTCTGTGGTGATAGATCAGTGCAGTGATGTAACAGTTGTTTTGGACACGGTTGGGGGGGCTGTTGGGATTCTAAACAGCCTGGCAATAAGACTGAGAGTTCGA ATGTTTCATAAAGTAGCCACAGTATCCATAGAGAGATCCAGTACGTGCAACATTTACTTGAGCAGCCACTCATTAGACGCTGAGGTCATAACGCTGAAATCTACAGACGTCGCATTGCTCATACCAAATACTTATGGGGATTTT GTGCGGCAGACGGTTCCTCAGAAGTTCTCCACCAGATTAACTCAAGACGGGGAATTGGAGACttttttagttattaagaGATAA